Proteins encoded within one genomic window of Paramisgurnus dabryanus chromosome 11, PD_genome_1.1, whole genome shotgun sequence:
- the ankrd39 gene encoding ankyrin repeat domain-containing protein 39, translating to MDSHKTQCTCSAHHATPSVHQTLDEMAFERGIWSAAMDGDLERVKSFLKKGIDPNIRDQANYTALHYAGRAGHLSVCELLLDHGACFNVQTRGGATPLHRSAYCGHLKVVKLLLDRGADPHLTDDDGATPLHKAAEQKHLEVCQLLVKLFPTLQGVKDKRSQLPYDLCLEHDTFWEFLRPPQ from the exons ATGGATTCGCATAAAACTCAATGCACCTGTAGCGCTCATCACGCGACACCAAGCGTTCATCAAACCCTGGATGAGATGGCTTTTGAAAGAG GTATTTGGTCAGCTGCGATGGATGGCGATCTTGAGAGAGTCAAATCGTTTCTTAAAAAAGGGATTGATCCAAATATAAGGGACCAGGCAAACTACACCGCTTTG CACTATGCCGGTCGAGCAGGTCACCTGTCAGTGTGCGAGTTACTTCTGGACCATGGAGCTTGTTTTAACGTCCAGACTCGTGGCGGAGCGACCCCTCTTCATAGGTCAGCCTACTGTGGTCATCTCAAAGTGGTGAAACTACTGTTAGACCGTGGTGCTGATCCACACCTGACTGATGATGATGGAGCCACACCACTTCATAAG GCTGCTGAGCAGAAGCATCTTGAGGTTTGCCAGCTGTTGGTGAAGCTTTTTCCAACCTTACAAGGTGTGAAGGATAAAAGATCACAGTTACCTTATGATCTCTGTCTGGAGCACGACACATTTTGGGAGTTTTTGAGACCACCGCAATGA